Proteins encoded together in one Pseudomonas sp. TCU-HL1 window:
- a CDS encoding microcin C ABC transporter permease YejB: MLAYILRRLLLIIPTLFGILLINFIIIQAAPGGPVEQMIAKLEGFDAAAGGATGRISGGGAEVATASSNYRGAQGLDPELVAEIEKMYGFDKPAPERFWLMISNYLKLDFGNSFFRDAKVTDLIIEKLPVSISLGLWSTLIMYLVSIPLGIAKAVRHGSAFDVWSSSAIIVGYAIPAFLFAILLIVLFAGGSYYDWFPLRGLTSNNFDEMSLGGKIIDYFWHLALPVTALVIGNFATLTLLTKNSFLDEINKQYVITARAKGLSERGVLYGHVFRNAMLLVIAGFPSALLGIFFTGSLLIEVIFSLDGLGLLSFESALNRDYPVVFGTLFIFTLLGLILKLIGDLTYTLVDPRIDFESREG, translated from the coding sequence ATGCTCGCCTACATACTGCGTCGACTGCTGCTGATCATTCCCACCCTGTTCGGCATCCTGCTGATCAATTTCATCATCATCCAGGCGGCGCCCGGCGGCCCGGTGGAACAGATGATCGCCAAGCTGGAAGGTTTCGATGCCGCCGCCGGCGGCGCAACCGGACGCATTTCCGGTGGCGGCGCCGAGGTCGCCACCGCCAGCTCCAACTACCGTGGCGCCCAGGGCCTGGACCCGGAACTGGTGGCCGAGATCGAGAAGATGTACGGCTTCGATAAGCCGGCGCCGGAACGCTTCTGGCTGATGATCAGCAACTACCTCAAGCTGGATTTTGGCAACAGTTTCTTCCGTGATGCCAAGGTCACCGACCTGATCATCGAGAAGCTGCCGGTATCCATCTCGCTCGGGCTCTGGAGCACCCTGATCATGTACCTGGTGTCCATCCCCCTCGGCATCGCCAAGGCCGTGCGCCACGGCAGCGCCTTCGACGTCTGGAGCAGTTCGGCGATCATCGTCGGCTACGCCATCCCGGCCTTCCTCTTCGCCATCCTGCTGATCGTGCTGTTCGCTGGCGGCAGCTACTACGACTGGTTCCCCCTGCGCGGCCTCACCTCGAACAACTTCGATGAGATGAGCCTGGGCGGCAAGATCATCGATTACTTCTGGCACCTGGCGCTGCCGGTGACAGCCCTGGTAATCGGCAACTTCGCCACCCTCACCCTGCTGACCAAGAACAGCTTCCTCGACGAGATCAACAAGCAGTACGTGATCACCGCCCGCGCCAAGGGCCTTTCGGAGCGTGGCGTGCTCTACGGCCACGTGTTCCGCAATGCCATGCTGCTGGTCATCGCCGGCTTTCCTTCGGCCCTCCTCGGCATCTTCTTTACCGGCTCCCTGCTGATCGAGGTGATCTTCTCCCTCGACGGCCTGGGCCTGCTGAGCTTCGAATCGGCCCTCAATCGCGATTATCCCGTGGTGTTTGGCACCCTGTTCATCTTCACCTTACTGGGACTGATCTTGAAACTGATCGGCGACCTCACCTACACCCTGGTCGATCCTCGCATCGACTTCGAAAGCCGGGAGGGTTGA
- a CDS encoding ABC transporter permease gives MQLSPINRRRFERFKAHKRGWWSLWLFLILFVLSLGAELIANDKPLAVNYDGQWYFPILKRYPETTFGGEFPLEANYKTPYIRDLIESKGGSMIWPPIPFSYETINYELKVPAPAPPSAENLLGTDDQGRDVLARVIYGFRVSVLFALTLTLLSSIIGVIAGALQGFYGGWVDLAGQRFLEIWSGLPVLYLLIILASFVQPNFWWLLGIMLLFSWMSLVDVVRAEFLRGRNLEYVRAARALGMQNGAIMFRHILPNAMVSTMTFMPFILTGAIGTLTALDFLGFGLPPGAPSLGELVAQGKSNLQAPWLGISAFLVLAAMLTLLVFIGEAARDAFDPRK, from the coding sequence ATGCAACTCTCCCCCATCAACCGCCGCCGCTTCGAACGCTTCAAGGCACACAAGCGCGGCTGGTGGTCACTCTGGCTGTTTCTCATCCTCTTCGTCCTCAGCCTGGGCGCCGAGCTGATCGCCAACGACAAGCCGCTGGCGGTGAATTACGACGGCCAGTGGTATTTCCCCATCCTCAAGCGCTACCCGGAAACAACCTTTGGCGGCGAGTTCCCGCTGGAGGCCAACTACAAGACGCCCTACATCCGCGACCTGATCGAATCCAAGGGCGGCAGCATGATCTGGCCGCCAATCCCCTTCAGTTACGAGACCATCAACTACGAGCTCAAGGTGCCCGCCCCCGCGCCACCTTCGGCAGAGAACTTGCTGGGCACTGACGACCAGGGCCGCGACGTTCTGGCACGGGTGATCTACGGCTTCCGCGTCTCGGTGCTGTTCGCCCTGACCCTGACCCTGCTGAGCTCCATCATCGGCGTGATCGCCGGTGCCCTGCAGGGGTTCTATGGCGGCTGGGTGGATCTGGCCGGTCAACGCTTCCTGGAAATCTGGTCAGGCCTGCCAGTGCTCTACCTGCTGATCATCCTGGCCAGCTTCGTGCAACCGAACTTCTGGTGGCTGCTGGGCATCATGCTGCTGTTCTCCTGGATGAGCCTGGTGGACGTGGTACGGGCCGAGTTCCTCCGTGGCCGCAACCTGGAATACGTGCGCGCCGCCCGCGCACTGGGCATGCAGAACGGCGCCATCATGTTCCGCCACATCCTGCCCAACGCAATGGTCTCTACCATGACCTTCATGCCGTTCATCCTCACCGGCGCGATCGGTACTTTGACCGCGTTGGATTTCCTCGGCTTCGGCCTGCCTCCAGGCGCCCCTTCCCTGGGCGAACTGGTGGCCCAGGGCAAGTCGAACCTGCAGGCACCCTGGCTGGGCATCTCCGCCTTCCTGGTCCTGGCGGCCATGCTGACCCTGCTGGTGTTCATTGGCGAAGCCGCCCGCGATGCCTTCGACCCGAGGAAGTGA
- a CDS encoding ABC transporter ATP-binding protein, with product MSENLIEIRDLSVEFVTGEKAQRVVEGVSFDIRKGETLALVGESGSGKSVTAHSILRLLPYPLARHPSGSIDYAGKDLLKLPETKLRGIRGNRIAMVFQEPMTSLNPLHSIEKQINEVLALHKGLTGKAATRRTLELLELVGIPEPHKRLKAFPHELSGGQRQRVMIAMALANEPELLIADEPTTALDVTVQLKILDLLKELQARLGMALLLISHDLNLVRRIAHRVCVMQRGCIVEQASCDELFHAPQHPYTRELLGAEPSGRPAETSVGNPLLEVNDLRVWFPIKKGLLRRTVDHVKAVDGVDFSLPQGQTLGIVGESGSGKSTLGLAILRLLGSRGGIRFQGQALDGLSQKDVRPFRREMQVVFQDPFGSLSPRMCVGQIVGEGLRIHRIGTEAEQEQAIIDALLEVGLDPETRHRYPHEFSGGQRQRIAIARALVLKPALILLDEPTSALDRTVQRQVVELLRRLQTKYDLTYLFISHDLAVVRALSHQLMVIKHGQVVEQGPADAIFAAPQHSYTKQLLEAAFLAPETAH from the coding sequence ATGAGCGAAAACCTGATTGAAATCCGCGACCTTTCCGTCGAGTTCGTCACCGGCGAAAAGGCGCAGCGCGTGGTCGAAGGCGTCAGCTTCGATATCCGCAAAGGCGAAACCCTGGCCCTGGTCGGCGAAAGCGGCTCCGGCAAATCGGTGACGGCGCATTCCATCCTGCGCCTGCTCCCCTACCCCCTCGCCCGCCATCCCAGCGGCAGTATCGACTACGCCGGCAAGGACCTGCTGAAGCTGCCGGAGACCAAGCTTCGCGGCATTCGCGGCAACCGTATCGCCATGGTCTTCCAAGAGCCCATGACCTCGCTCAACCCGCTGCACAGCATCGAGAAGCAGATAAACGAAGTACTGGCCCTGCACAAGGGCCTGACCGGCAAGGCCGCCACCAGGCGCACCCTGGAGCTTCTGGAACTGGTCGGCATCCCCGAGCCGCACAAGCGCCTCAAGGCATTTCCTCATGAACTGTCCGGCGGCCAGCGGCAACGGGTGATGATCGCCATGGCCCTGGCCAACGAGCCGGAACTGCTGATCGCAGACGAGCCCACCACCGCGCTGGACGTGACCGTCCAGCTGAAAATCCTCGATCTGCTCAAGGAACTGCAGGCACGCCTGGGCATGGCCCTGCTGCTGATCAGCCACGACCTGAACCTGGTTCGGCGAATTGCGCATCGAGTATGTGTCATGCAGCGCGGTTGCATCGTCGAACAAGCGTCGTGTGATGAGCTGTTCCATGCGCCACAACATCCCTACACCCGAGAACTGCTTGGCGCCGAGCCTTCGGGCCGGCCGGCGGAGACCTCGGTTGGGAACCCTCTGCTGGAGGTCAATGACCTGCGCGTGTGGTTCCCAATCAAGAAAGGACTGCTGCGGCGCACCGTGGATCACGTCAAGGCCGTGGACGGCGTCGACTTCAGCCTGCCCCAGGGACAGACCCTGGGTATCGTGGGCGAAAGTGGCTCCGGCAAGTCCACGCTGGGCCTGGCGATCCTCCGGCTGCTCGGCAGCCGGGGCGGCATTCGCTTCCAGGGCCAGGCCCTGGATGGCCTGTCGCAGAAGGATGTGCGGCCGTTCAGGCGCGAGATGCAGGTGGTCTTCCAGGACCCTTTCGGCAGCCTCAGCCCACGCATGTGCGTGGGCCAGATTGTCGGTGAGGGACTGCGAATCCACCGCATCGGCACCGAAGCGGAGCAGGAACAGGCCATCATCGACGCGCTCCTGGAGGTAGGGCTGGATCCGGAAACCCGGCACCGCTACCCCCACGAGTTTTCCGGTGGGCAGCGGCAGCGAATTGCCATTGCCCGGGCATTGGTGCTGAAACCGGCGCTGATCCTGCTGGACGAGCCCACCTCGGCGCTCGACCGGACGGTTCAGCGCCAGGTAGTGGAGTTGCTGCGCAGGCTACAGACCAAGTACGACCTGACCTACCTGTTCATCAGCCATGACCTGGCTGTAGTCCGGGCGCTGAGTCACCAGCTGATGGTGATCAAGCACGGCCAGGTGGTCGAACAGGGTCCGGCCGACGCTATCTTCGCCGCCCCGCAGCACAGCTATACGAAGCAGTTGCTGGAAGCCGCATTCCTGGCTCCGGAAACTGCCCATTAA
- the fabI gene encoding enoyl-ACP reductase FabI has protein sequence MGFLAGKRVLIVGVASKLSIASGIAAAMHREGAELAFTYQNEKLKGRVEEFAESWGSNAELCFPCDVANDDEIAAVFEALGKKWDGLDCIVHSVGFAPGDQLDGDFTEVTTRDGFRIAHDISAYSFVALAKAGRELMKGRNGSLLTLSYLGAERTMPNYNVMGMAKASLEAGVRYLAGSLGPEGTRVNAISAGPIRTLAASGIKSFRKMLAANEKQTPLRRNVTIEEVGNAGAFLCSDLASGISGEIMYVDGGFNTTAMGNIED, from the coding sequence ATGGGTTTTCTCGCCGGTAAGCGCGTACTGATCGTTGGCGTAGCCAGCAAACTGTCCATCGCATCGGGCATCGCTGCAGCCATGCATCGCGAAGGCGCCGAGCTCGCCTTCACCTACCAGAACGAAAAACTGAAGGGCCGCGTTGAAGAGTTCGCCGAAAGCTGGGGCTCCAATGCCGAGCTCTGCTTCCCCTGCGACGTGGCCAATGACGACGAGATCGCCGCGGTCTTCGAAGCCCTGGGCAAGAAGTGGGATGGTCTGGACTGCATCGTCCACTCCGTGGGCTTCGCCCCAGGCGACCAACTGGACGGCGACTTCACCGAAGTGACCACCCGCGACGGTTTCCGCATCGCCCACGACATCAGCGCCTACAGCTTCGTGGCCCTGGCCAAAGCAGGTCGCGAGCTGATGAAAGGCCGCAACGGCAGCCTGCTGACCCTGTCCTACCTGGGCGCCGAGCGCACCATGCCGAACTACAACGTCATGGGCATGGCCAAGGCCAGCCTTGAAGCAGGCGTTCGCTACCTGGCCGGCAGCCTCGGCCCGGAAGGCACCCGCGTCAACGCCATTTCCGCCGGCCCGATCCGCACCCTGGCGGCTTCCGGCATCAAGAGCTTCCGCAAGATGCTCGCAGCCAACGAGAAGCAAACTCCGCTGCGCCGCAACGTAACCATCGAAGAAGTCGGCAATGCCGGCGCCTTCCTGTGCTCGGACTTGGCGTCGGGCATCAGCGGCGAGATCATGTACGTCGACGGTGGCTTCAACACTACCGCCATGGGCAACATCGAAGACTGA
- the tnpC gene encoding IS66 family transposase, with amino-acid sequence MTASPNLDQLTPEQLRALAAQLLTQVDMMGKKIHRDQTVIENLTHEIAILKRHKFAKRSEQLSPDQGSLLEDLLDTDIMAIEAELKAVNPTVAPAEPRQQPKRTPLPAQFPRTVIHHEPDTTQCACGCQLQRIGEDVSEKLDYTPGVFTVEQHVRGKWACRQCETLIQAPVPAQVIDKGIPTAGLLAHVMVAKFADHLPLYRQEKIFGRAGLAIARSTLAQWVGQTGVQLQPLVDALREAVLGQRVIHADETPVQMLAPGEKKTHRAYVWAYSTTPFADLKAVVYDFSPSRAGEHARNFLGQWNGKLVCDDFAGYKAGFEQGITEIGCMAHARRKFFDLHAANKSQLAEQALHAIGGLYEIERQARDMSDEERGRIRQEKASPILDALHDWMLAQRDRVPNGSATAKALDYSLKRWLALTRYVEDGAVPIDNNPVENQIRPWALGRSNWLFAGSLRSGKRAAAIMSLIQSARMNGHDPYAYLKDVLTRLPTQRASEIDQLLPHQWIPA; translated from the coding sequence ATGACTGCCTCGCCCAATCTCGACCAACTGACACCTGAACAGCTGCGCGCACTGGCCGCGCAGCTGCTCACGCAGGTCGACATGATGGGTAAGAAGATCCACCGCGACCAAACGGTTATCGAGAACCTCACCCACGAAATCGCCATCCTCAAGCGGCACAAGTTCGCCAAGCGCAGCGAGCAACTGAGCCCTGACCAGGGCAGCCTGCTGGAAGACCTGCTCGACACCGACATCATGGCCATCGAAGCCGAGCTGAAAGCCGTCAATCCTACGGTTGCCCCAGCCGAACCACGCCAACAGCCCAAGCGCACACCGCTGCCAGCGCAATTCCCGCGCACCGTGATCCATCACGAACCGGACACCACCCAGTGCGCCTGCGGCTGCCAGCTGCAACGCATCGGTGAAGACGTCAGCGAAAAGCTGGATTACACGCCGGGCGTGTTCACCGTCGAACAGCACGTACGTGGGAAATGGGCCTGTCGCCAGTGCGAAACACTGATCCAGGCACCAGTGCCGGCCCAGGTGATCGACAAGGGCATCCCCACCGCCGGCCTCCTGGCTCACGTGATGGTGGCCAAATTCGCCGACCACCTGCCGCTGTACCGGCAGGAAAAGATCTTCGGCCGTGCCGGCCTGGCTATCGCTCGTTCGACGCTGGCGCAGTGGGTCGGGCAAACCGGCGTGCAGCTCCAGCCGCTGGTCGATGCACTGCGCGAAGCCGTGCTGGGCCAACGCGTGATCCATGCTGACGAAACCCCGGTGCAAATGCTCGCGCCGGGCGAGAAGAAAACCCATCGGGCTTACGTCTGGGCCTACAGCACCACGCCCTTCGCCGATCTGAAAGCCGTGGTCTACGACTTCAGCCCCAGTCGTGCCGGCGAGCATGCGCGCAACTTCCTCGGCCAGTGGAATGGCAAGCTGGTCTGCGACGACTTCGCTGGCTACAAGGCCGGTTTCGAGCAAGGCATCACCGAAATCGGCTGCATGGCCCACGCCCGCCGCAAGTTCTTCGATCTTCACGCGGCGAACAAAAGCCAACTGGCCGAACAGGCACTGCACGCGATTGGCGGCTTGTACGAAATCGAACGGCAAGCACGGGACATGAGCGATGAAGAACGCGGGCGAATACGGCAGGAAAAAGCTTCGCCGATCCTCGACGCGCTGCATGACTGGATGCTGGCCCAGCGTGATCGGGTGCCCAACGGATCAGCAACGGCGAAAGCCTTGGATTACAGCCTCAAACGCTGGCTGGCACTGACTCGCTATGTCGAGGATGGTGCTGTGCCCATCGACAATAATCCGGTCGAGAACCAGATTCGGCCATGGGCGCTAGGCCGCTCGAACTGGTTGTTTGCCGGATCGCTACGCAGCGGAAAACGAGCGGCGGCGATCATGAGCCTGATCCAGTCGGCCCGCATGAACGGACATGATCCGTATGCCTATCTCAAGGATGTGCTGACACGACTGCCGACGCAGCGGGCAAGTGAGATCGATCAACTGCTGCCGCATCAGTGGATACCTGCCTGA
- the tnpB gene encoding IS66 family insertion sequence element accessory protein TnpB (TnpB, as the term is used for proteins encoded by IS66 family insertion elements, is considered an accessory protein, since TnpC, encoded by a neighboring gene, is a DDE family transposase.) — MIRIDTIWLATEPMDMRAGTDTALARVVAVFGAAKPHCAYLFANRRANRMKVLVHDGVGIWLATRRLNQGKFHWPGIRHGSEVELGTEQLQALVLGLPWQRVGAAGAITVL, encoded by the coding sequence GTGATCCGCATCGATACCATCTGGCTCGCCACCGAGCCGATGGACATGCGCGCCGGTACCGACACCGCGTTGGCGCGTGTGGTGGCCGTGTTCGGTGCGGCGAAGCCGCACTGCGCCTATCTCTTCGCCAACCGCCGCGCCAACCGCATGAAAGTCCTGGTGCATGACGGCGTGGGTATCTGGCTGGCTACGCGGCGCTTGAACCAGGGCAAGTTTCACTGGCCGGGCATCCGGCACGGCTCGGAAGTCGAACTCGGCACCGAGCAACTTCAGGCTTTGGTACTGGGTCTACCCTGGCAGCGGGTCGGTGCAGCCGGCGCGATCACAGTGCTGTAG
- the tnpA gene encoding IS66-like element accessory protein TnpA, which yields MRQRSSYPKPFKAQVVQECLQPGATVSSVAISHGINANVIRKWLPLYRDQPPAALPAFVPLRAMPKRTTEAFAIIELSLGEQAVTVKWPASDPEGCACFVRGLTP from the coding sequence ATGCGCCAACGAAGCTCTTACCCCAAACCGTTCAAGGCCCAGGTTGTTCAGGAGTGCCTGCAACCCGGTGCGACCGTCTCCAGCGTTGCCATCAGCCACGGCATCAACGCCAACGTCATTCGCAAGTGGCTGCCGCTTTACCGAGATCAGCCACCAGCGGCGTTGCCGGCGTTCGTTCCATTGAGGGCCATGCCTAAACGAACAACTGAGGCGTTCGCAATCATTGAGTTGTCCCTTGGCGAGCAAGCGGTCACAGTGAAATGGCCAGCCTCCGATCCTGAAGGCTGCGCCTGCTTTGTGCGTGGGCTCACCCCGTGA
- a CDS encoding SurA N-terminal domain-containing protein — MLQNIRDNSQGWIAKTIIGVIIALLALTGFDAIFNATSNRQNAAEVNGEEISLDQLTEAVNLQRRQLQQQLGKDFDASLLDDKLLREAALKGLIERKLLLQGAGEADFAFSQSAIDQLILQTPEFQVDGKFNADRFDQVIRQMNYNRLQFRQMLEQEMLIGQLRAGLAGSGFVTDAEVDAFARLEKQTRDFATLTLKADPAAVSISDDEIKAYYDGHVDQFMSPEQVVVEYVELKKAAFFSQVEAKDEDLQAQYQKEISNLAEQRQAAHILVEVNDKLNEEQAKAKIEQIKQRLDKGEDFAALAKESSDDSGSAANGGDLGFAGPGVYEPAFEESLYALKQGEVSAPVRTQYGWHLIKLLGVQAPEVPSFESLKPKLEHDIKAQQVEQRFVEVSKELEDAAFEASDLAQPAQELNLEVKTSAPFGREGGEGLTANRQVLQAAYSPEVLEDGANSSAIELDPDTVVVLRVKEHKKPEQLGLEKVSDSIRQHLLSQKASEAAKTKGDALMASLREGKTPVEQAQDGQSWQVVEAATRSQEGVDPVLLQALFRMPKPVAADKPEFTGVKLNNGDYVVIRLNGVNLADAKLSEQEKAMYSRFLASRSGQQDFASYRRQLEEKAKIERF, encoded by the coding sequence ATGCTGCAGAACATCAGGGACAATTCACAGGGGTGGATTGCCAAAACCATCATTGGCGTCATCATCGCGCTGCTGGCTCTGACCGGTTTCGACGCCATCTTCAATGCCACCAGCAATCGCCAGAATGCGGCTGAGGTCAATGGTGAGGAAATCAGCCTGGATCAGCTGACCGAAGCGGTCAACCTCCAGCGCCGTCAGTTGCAGCAGCAACTGGGCAAGGATTTCGACGCCTCGCTGCTTGACGACAAGCTGCTGCGTGAAGCCGCGCTGAAGGGGCTGATCGAGCGCAAGCTCCTGCTGCAAGGCGCCGGGGAGGCTGATTTCGCCTTCTCCCAGAGCGCCATTGACCAACTCATCCTGCAGACGCCGGAATTCCAGGTGGACGGCAAGTTCAATGCCGATCGCTTTGATCAGGTTATCCGGCAGATGAACTACAACCGCCTGCAGTTCCGTCAAATGCTCGAGCAGGAAATGCTCATCGGCCAACTGCGTGCAGGTCTGGCCGGTAGCGGCTTCGTGACTGACGCCGAGGTTGACGCCTTTGCCCGCCTCGAGAAGCAGACCCGCGACTTCGCGACCCTGACCCTGAAGGCCGATCCGGCTGCGGTCAGCATCTCCGATGATGAGATCAAGGCGTACTACGACGGTCACGTCGATCAGTTCATGAGTCCCGAGCAGGTCGTGGTCGAGTACGTGGAGCTGAAGAAGGCTGCCTTCTTCAGTCAGGTCGAGGCCAAGGACGAAGACCTTCAGGCTCAGTACCAGAAAGAGATCAGCAACCTCGCCGAACAGCGTCAGGCCGCCCACATCCTCGTGGAGGTCAATGACAAGCTGAACGAAGAGCAGGCCAAGGCCAAGATCGAGCAGATCAAGCAGCGTCTGGACAAGGGCGAGGACTTCGCCGCACTAGCCAAGGAGTCCTCCGATGACTCCGGCTCCGCTGCCAACGGTGGTGACCTGGGCTTCGCGGGGCCCGGCGTTTACGAACCCGCCTTCGAAGAGTCGCTGTATGCGCTCAAGCAGGGCGAGGTTTCGGCCCCGGTGCGTACGCAGTACGGCTGGCACCTGATCAAGCTGCTGGGCGTGCAGGCGCCTGAGGTTCCGAGTTTCGAAAGCCTGAAGCCCAAGCTGGAGCACGACATCAAGGCCCAGCAAGTGGAGCAGCGCTTCGTCGAAGTGAGCAAGGAACTGGAAGACGCTGCCTTCGAAGCGTCCGACCTGGCCCAGCCGGCCCAGGAGCTGAACCTGGAAGTGAAGACCAGTGCGCCCTTCGGTCGTGAAGGTGGTGAGGGCCTGACTGCCAACCGTCAGGTGCTGCAGGCTGCCTACAGCCCGGAAGTGCTGGAAGACGGAGCCAACAGTTCCGCTATCGAGCTGGATCCCGACACCGTTGTCGTCCTGCGTGTCAAAGAGCACAAGAAGCCTGAGCAGCTTGGGCTGGAAAAGGTCAGCGACAGTATCCGCCAGCACCTGCTGTCCCAGAAGGCCAGCGAGGCCGCCAAGACCAAGGGCGATGCTCTGATGGCCAGCCTGCGTGAAGGCAAGACTCCGGTCGAACAGGCTCAGGATGGTCAGTCCTGGCAGGTGGTGGAAGCCGCCACTCGCAGCCAGGAAGGGGTCGATCCGGTTCTGTTGCAGGCGCTGTTCCGTATGCCCAAGCCGGTTGCCGCGGACAAGCCGGAGTTCACCGGCGTGAAGCTGAACAACGGCGACTACGTGGTGATCCGCCTGAATGGCGTCAACCTCGCGGACGCCAAGCTGTCCGAGCAGGAGAAGGCGATGTACAGCCGCTTCCTGGCCTCGCGCAGCGGTCAGCAGGACTTTGCGTCCTACCGGCGCCAGTTGGAAGAAAAGGCGAAGATCGAACGTTTCTGA
- the hupB gene encoding nucleoid-associated protein HU-beta has protein sequence MNKSELIDAIAASADIPKAVAGRALDAVIESVTGALKAGDSVVLVGFGTFAVKERAARTGRNPQTGKPIKIAAAKIPGFKAGKALKDAVN, from the coding sequence GTGAACAAGTCGGAACTGATTGATGCTATCGCCGCATCTGCTGACATCCCGAAAGCTGTAGCTGGCCGCGCGCTGGACGCAGTTATCGAATCCGTTACTGGCGCTCTGAAGGCTGGTGACTCCGTGGTGCTGGTTGGCTTCGGTACTTTCGCTGTTAAAGAGCGTGCTGCTCGTACTGGCCGCAACCCGCAGACTGGCAAGCCGATCAAGATCGCTGCTGCCAAGATCCCTGGCTTCAAAGCTGGCAAAGCTCTGAAAGACGCCGTCAACTAA